AAGCTTATACTGAAATCGGTTCCAACGTGATATGTAACTGAACATCTCATACTGACAGGTTTATAATAAGTGCACGACGTGCGAGTGaaacatgtttaaattataactataatgttACTAGCGGTTAGAACGGTACAAACCCTTCGGTAGAGCTTATGCACATTAAATCGATTTTTATCtctttgttatttcaaatacgGGCTTCGCTTATAGTTAACTTATAAACACACAACAGATACAAGATATATCATAACTGCCAGTTGTACTAGTCGCATAACAGTAGGTTAAGGGGAAGCCAATATTTGAAAGCTGTTCATAAATCAatcataatcatttaaaatcgACGTCTTTTATTAGGAAAATCATCCATTTGGCGCGGTCCGTCCCAACCGCGATTCTGTGCCATCTCGTCATAACCTCCACGTGGCATGTCGAACTGCTCTCTGAAGCCTCCATCCTAAAGTGAGCAATCATAAAAACTGGCCAATATTTCTTATGTTACACAAtacaatcattattataatacgtaACGCAACAAACACGAACAAACGATACCTGCTAACGCTACATGTCTTTCAAAGCGCTTCGCGACGCAGCTTCCAGCTCGCGAGATTATATCGCGTGGTAACGACAAATAATATAGAACCTTATCGCTGTACGATATGTTTATAAGGCTAAGGTCTTTCAGTTAAGTCCGTTCTACATTTAATAGTATTCATTGTAAAGTTTttagaaagttatttaaatcgtaATCGATCGAGATACAGTACATGAAGTGTCACCGCTGATATAACGCCTCGTTGGCTCTGTACTacacacaataaaataatactttacatCCAGcttatttacaatatcaactctcttttatatattttcttagtaaatattcaaatgcAGTCAAAatcaagaaataattaaatatttatatatgtcgaCAACACTCGGAATCAATCTTACAACAAGTGTTCAATCAATTTCCTGTAGATGTTGTATTTGTTGTTGTAGACGCATTACGGCCATAGGGatataacattacatattaGTTCACAAAATTTCTTCGCGAGAAGATCtgatagataatattttattttctcacgCAACCAGAACAGAAGACATTCgaaaataacaatgaaatttaataaaatatttaatttcttagctaacatgatatttaaaatagtatttcaaTCACAAAGACAAATTATTTTGTCTTCAACCGAATAGGTTCGATCGTAGacagaataatttaagtaaccTTCTCAGGCTTTATGGATTTGATATCGGTtcagtttcttttaaatgtgaTTACACAAAGTCTTCTAAGCGTAAGTTTATTCCATAAGATATGTGATGTAGGGATGTAAGAAACTTTATGCGTACTCCAGGACATAAGGCCCGGGATACAAGGCGGGttgatatttgttattgtatgCACATATAACGAAAATATGAAGGTAGTCATAGATTCCAAGAAGTCAAACACTTGCTTATAACGGATTccttaagataaaataaaaattgtaaatcagTGCTAGCAGAGCTCTTTAAGCAGATGTAACAATTCCTTCAACTAtattgaatagattttttttttttatataaataactttttgcagaattaattaataccgCTAACTATATGAATACCTCTTATgaatactattaaattttatagaaatattttttcacaagtATTCAGGGGAATTCCCACATTCCGATTTCCACATGTTATTGTGTTTGAAACGTGTCATCAAGATGTGTTGACAACGGTAGTGTTATCAGGGAAAGGAACCCGCGCGACGGGCGATTACCAGAGGAGATTGTCATGTTGATTGTAGAGCCATCGATTCAAGGAAGTCGTTTGTTGAATAGACTGATTATCACAcacaataatacttttaaacgttccaatgtaaatgtaaaaagtcaaaatgtatacaaaaaattctaaGTCACGAAAGTATTGTAttcgttttgttaatttttttctccacatttatatagaatatagatCCATATTAAGTGTAATCATTAAGATCAGttgattgtaattattttgaaacgtTAATGAGCGGTGACACTAGGGTACGTCGGAGTTCGtttgtaaagttataaattttcaatattattgttcataaattgtatatatataaaagcatGGTGTTGGGACAGTAGAACTCACATGttacgataaatataaattagtgaTGGCCAAAAGtctaaactattaaattacacATGTCAGATGTACATGGAACATGTcgattgatatttatatttttcattcttcTAGAACTATATCTGTTATAGTGTcggaatcatttaaataatgtttatcatACAACAGCCAATGTATATATAGTGTGTTTAGTTATGTAATATGCTGGGTTCATTTCGATCGATGTAATGGTTGATAAAAAAGCTAAAGCCAAGTAGATGTCAGATAACATAgaatatattagatataaatattaaatataggattcaaaattataatttatacttaagtTCTATACTATACAATCCTTAAATACTAAGGTACAGTATATCGTATCGTTGATCAGTTGATCAGTGTGGGTACTACTATAATGGTTATGATAAATCACAGTACCTCCTACCCCATTATTAGATAATATGTTAATCGAGATTAATTtaggtataaaatttatatgtgaatGGAAGATTTCTTCGACCTTTCTCTCATCACTGATATACTCATGTTATGCTTATTCCTCTACtgcatgtaaaaaaaaaattaatgttatttccgATAGTTCACGTGAAATTTAAGGAAATGAGAACATTTGAAACACTTAGTATCTACTATTTcagattaataatttattaaaaaaaattaaatccaagAAAAACATTTCTGCCATAGAAAatgtttgtgtttaaaaactatctgacatttaatattcatcaATATAGTAAAGTCTCCTTTCAAATTAAAGaacgtattattatattatgaaatattccgTAAAGTAATTGGACAAAGTAACTAtttcagatttaaaaaatgtagaaCAATTTCagtcatgaaaaatatataaatttttctatggGGGCGTTCAGAAATGTATAAtgattcatacattttattcagCTATTGTAGCTGACACCACAATCATTCAATCTTAGTCTTTCCCTCCCCCTGGTACAAGCGTAgcgtattgtaataaatatgcatTACATTTCAAACTATTTTGTCAGTTAGTCTTTTATACAGTCATGGTACCATCCATAAATAACGTCCCCGGTCACATATCACAACTTGTCATATTTTCGGAACCGCTCCCAATtgctgtgacgtcacacatGTTTTACTTTATGCCGGCGTTTGCGAGGGCGCTTATAAAGAACCGCAAGCAACCTACGCCCTAACGCCGGAAGGAAGTGCGAGCAGTCGTCTTAGAAACAAACCCACTACAGTTATACCCACTGTAGGTATACTTAGATACAGGCCCTTAGTATTCGGAACCCTTGAACACTTCACTGtatcttttgaatattataattaatatcactgATGTTCCTACAAGTTACATGTCGTGTAGAGATAGTCTCAGCTAAAGTATTCATGGATGGAGGTTTTAGTTTGTAACTATTCTAAACTTTATTCACATATAAGCTTCGCGCTTGAGCATTTCAACATATGACGTCACAAAGCTTTTGACGCCCGCACCCGTACCACTTGTGACGTCAGAGGTGACGTGTAATATGTGACCTAATTTATGGATGAACCCAACATTTGTAGTAACGATCAGAAAAATTTGAAGacaatttacaaagaaaatttatgtaaataattgtattgtgggtattattgtttgtagaacaatttgaatttaaaaccttCATTTCATAACATTACATCCTTGATAAAGTTTTCgagtaattgtttttatgagACAAAGAGAGAACATATTCGGCCACTCAATCGTATATAATATGCACATTTTTTCGTACCACGGCTGAAAATAGCTTTTTCGCTTTAACACGTTACTTATCATACGCTTCTATGTAATAAGAAATACGTTTACAACATCAGCGACGACCTTTTATCGCAACAGTGAGTTCTACTGGGATGAGAATAGACTTCGTCATATTAATTGCAATATGCaatcacataataaaaatataatgtcaaaTAGGAcgttaatattcaaaattaaatttgaatatatgcAAGTAAATATGTGTTATAATAGTCATATATTTTGCTAGTTCATACAAAGCGATCACTCACCATAGGCTGCTGGTGGTCGAACATGCCTTGTTCTTGACGATCCAACATCGAGTTCAACCTCTGAGCCTGAAACATacgattatattaaactaaccGAACCGtttcaaagataaatatttaagctaATATTTGTATTGGTTTAAATTAACTCCCTCTATATCAGTGGTTCCCAACCTTTTCTTGACTAGGGACCGCTTTGTATTCTTTGTTGTTTTCGTGGGACCACGATGACTaacttaactttaataaaaattaactttaataaaaaactcaatGTATTTCGGTTCAACAAAAACATGTTATTGaaacattaatgaaatttaaaagttttgatttcGTTGGCAACCAGTggtctatatttatataaagtttaatgtaCGAGTCGTTTATGAAGATATGAAatcataacaaacaaataaaattgtgtaactaattataatattattgaggtTGTTATTAAATCGAGAATTAATACGCGaactgttatataatatattttagttagactttgttttaaagttactcttttttaatgttgccatagctttaaaataaaacatttaaggtTTAATTTCATTAGTGTATGGTGAGTTGCCATTGCGTTACATTGACAAACTGGCTACGAACAGGTTTGATATTTGTGAGATGAGAGTATGAGAGTATCAATGAAGCATGCATGTCAAACCAGCAAACTCCACACGTGGCAAAGGATGCAAAACTGTTGTTACCACTATAACAGCCCTCGACTAGTGTCGATACACTGTAGTGAAAGTACATACTGCTtcgttgtataataatttgcattgaaagaatattttttatgaaagatattaattgaaaagatCATTCAACAAACAGCAGATGAGCATGTGTAGTGGTCGTGTGCTGTGTGTCCGCGTGCTGTACCTGTACGAACAGCGTGTTCTCCTGCTGCCGCCGCCGCAGCTCGTCGTCCTGCAGCCGCATCCGGTTGCTGAGCTCCTCCTCCTGCCGCAGCAGCTGCGCGCGCTCCGCCTCCCTCCTCTCGTCCGCCGCCCTCTCCGCCATCTCCCAGCTTCTCTTCTGTCTCTCTCGGTCCTGTTCCCTCTGCCGCAGCTGTTCTCGGAGCAGCTCCGTTTCATGTTCGTATCTGCACAAAACATACTTCGTTATAAACTCAATATagcttattaaaaactatggaTTCATCATAATGAGATATATCGTGTATAAGGAAGGGTTCCGAGCACAAGCAGATACTGCAGAAAATGACTCACTTAGCATACTCCATCTGTGCTTCAAGTTTCTCCTCCTCGGCAGCCAGTTCCTTCTTCAGAGCCTCCTCCTTCTGTCTGTGCAGTTCATGGAGTTGCTTCCACCTGGTACCGTACTCGTGCTCGAAACTGCCTGGCTCGGAGAAACGTGGGCccatctaaaataaaaaccaatgttatttatataccaatacAGTCTTACATCAAtaatttcgtatttataaGTTGCATGTTCGTACTTCTCTGGCACGTAAGAATTCTGGATGTTTCTTTGGTAAATTCTTCTCGGGATAACCATCAAATTCGTCAGGTTCCTCCAAACTCTCCACAATGACAGGACGCAAAGATCTACGAGGATAATccagtacattatttttagtacattattttatttctatttagtaACTTAACATATGTGTTACTTACGAAGTTAAGAAGAAGCATCTTTCAGTGCAGTTACGGATGGCACCTAATGCACTGGGCTTTCTGGCAAACTCAACAATGCCCTCACCGAGAGTTTTTCCTCTGTCATCAACTTTGACATAGGCCCTCTCAATCTTgccaaatatttcaaatgccTTGTACAGTAACTCATTTGACACAAATGGTGGCAGGTTCTTAACGCGCACCGCACTGTTATGTGGAGCAAATCTTACTCTGATGTTTCTGCCATTTCTCATTCTGCCATCAATTTCACGTTTAGCTTTTTCTGCATTCACTCTATAGTCCTACATTACAGACACCAATTAACATAAATCCAATCaaatctaaaacaaaatatttacaagtgtTAAACTCAATAACaaaccatttttataaatccaaAGTTCTTCTCTTTGTTCAGAAACAGTTCAGCAGTTTCACCAAACTGTCCAAACATGGTTAATATTTCCTCTTCGGTAACATCGTTTGTAAGATTTCCGATATATAAACGACTTCTGCCATTAAATTTGACCTCCGGTTGTTCAATTGGAGGTATGTCATTCAATGGGCCCATGAGatctttcaatttattagCAAGCATTTGTTCCTGTGAGAACTgattgaattgatattagttaataaatagaataactaattatatcaaaattattagtttaaattatttacttctcTTTGTTGTGGCTTCCCGCCATCTTGAGGTCCACGCCCCATGTTATTCCTCTGTTGGTTACGAGCTGGACCCTGTCCTTGTTGTTGTTTTGGACCAAAACCTTTTGGACCAAAATTGCCACCTGGCTTATTACCCGGCCCCCCCTGACTCCAACCACCCTGTTTGTTAGCACCAAAGTTGCCACCATTGACATTCTGAAATAGATAAATGCTTAACAACAGAATCCAAACAAATTATCccaatgatatttattgatatttacatTGGGACCTTGCTCCTGCTTTATGTCCATCAGCCTAGCTATTGGGCCCTAAAACAAGTGTAAACCTTTCATAAAGAGAACTACATTTTTTGAAtggaagaaaaaattataataaataattaagaggTGAAGTTTCTATTTGAGCAAAATCTAATTTGgtttaagtaaaaatgtaattgcAGGAACAACTATAAGTGTAGTAAGTGTGAGTGATATTATTTACCTTTTGATAAGCACCCTGGTTTTGATTTTGGTTTTGAGGTCTCTGTTCAGGTGCAGCTTTATCAACATGATCTTGGGATTCCGGTTTAACCGGTGGTTGAGCTGGTGTCTGTTGAGGTTGGGTTGGATTTTGAGGTGGTTTTTGAGCTGGTTGCTGTTGCAATGGCTTTTGTTGAGGTGGTTGAGGCTTTGGAGGTGGCTGTTGTGGAGTCTGTGGAGTCTGTTGAGGAGAGGATTCTTTCTTCTCCTGCTGAGCCTGCGGTTGAGGCTGTGGTTGCGGTGGTGGCGGTTCATTTTGGGGACCTTGTTTTACAGgctgtacaaaaaaaatacgtgaGAGCTTGATGATAATatcatacaattaaaaatttaataattatacatagtatatatagtatatacatagtatataataataataattatacatagtAGTAACGatgtaaaattcataaaaaaaaattaacaatggTTAAATagtttctaaaacaaaaaatgtaaaaccaAAGGCATGTCAGAATACTTGGTAACTTGATGACTCGGCATCTGTATTGTAATACATATCGCCATTCGCGGCGCTTGTTAAATATGGCCGCGGTCGTAATGAGACAAATAGAAAagtgaaaattaaacttaatcatataaatttatttaggggttccgttatttaaatttaataaaaattatgaaccgACCTCAATATGGGGACGTTGACCCCCATGAAAGTTATGCCCTCGCTGATTCTGATTATGCTCAAAGCGGGAATTGCGGAATCCGCCTCGATTATTGCCCCGACGACCGCCTTGTCTTTGGGGCTGAGGTGGGCCTCCAAATCCTCGATATTGGTTCATGGCGTGCATTTGCATGctataaatcataatacaaCATTTAGGTGAAAGCATATAGCTGAATAACCAAAAGCACTTTTACTAGACAAAAAACAATCTTCGTTGaaactaaataacaattaaaccAACCTTTTACTACAagatcaataaaaatagtatttcacTTCTACTTaacacattaataaataaaataataactcaaTTGCGTTTAGCGACGCACTCAGAAAAGAGCTTTGACGCAAAATGGCGGATCCGGTGTAAACGGTAAGGGGAAATGGAAGTCAGCGATAAGTTATACCAACATaacaaacattgttttaatattggaTATCCTGTCCAAAGTAGACATTGAAAGacgtagaaatatataatttattgtttattattagaaaatattacctttatattatattttgtactactactactactattgcttgattatattttataattgttctgagcagaaattttaacttttcaataaacaaattaataaaaaaaaacgatattcTTACTATTATTGGCAGTTAGTAATTCCTTCGACCTGTGACatgttcattaataaatctcTAAATCTGAAAACTCAGCCTATTTAAGtgctactttaaaaataaagcgttccaagttttattaagatttttttttcttatgtattaatatatttaatattatgggctgacaaaaatttaaagtaaaagtaaaatattgaggtaagattattatacttaattcTCAAATTGGTAGTATCCAAAGAGAATgctataaaaaagattaaatcaATGGTGTCAAAGtttgtattttcaaaatatgtagTACCTACCTACCTTatacctaataaaaaaattattggttGAAAATTGTGTAAACAacttaaattctatttatttactcaTACATTTCAGGTTTGCATtagtttaaagaaattttaataactttgatGATTATACTCTAAACCctgatacattaaatattcaacgAATTACATTttagaggatttttttttgaaatggaTGGAAATCAAATTATGGAAGAGTTATCTCAAGATATTGAGACAAAATATCCTCTacttaattatgaaaaacaaatttttacagATATATTTGAAAACGATGCCCTCTTAATTATGGCCAAGTGAGATATTTACTGTGTATCGAACTGGAAATGCAAATactacaaaaacaattaaatttaaaataagaaatatagaatgaaaaatttaagtgtCTCCAAAGCAAATATTTCGGAGAAAGCAACCTGGAACTTTCAAGCGCAAATCCTACTTGTGTTGATGAATTTTCCATTCTATATGAAATATTcccttatttaaatttttatttagaaatcagcttatatattgctttaatatgaaaaagataattttatgaatgcaaattttatatttgaattcttacattacaaaatttatttccttttttttttgttgcagAGGACTAAGTTACAATAGCATTGTTTCCAATTTATTGTGGGTTTATAAGGATCCGGGaaatttagtattaataataaatagcagCGACcatgaagaaaaatttttcaGTGAGAAATTCAATTTATCAGTTTTACCAAATTTGGGGTCGGAGAGGtgaataatgatatctaagagtTTTGCGAGTgtaccttaaaataaaactatgatatCCAGATATATGATGAgcattaattattctattttagatCTTACATTATTAGATAAGATCGAAATGTCTGAAGAGGACATGGCAATAATGATAatcatgatttttataaagtaaatgaaatattgattatattaatattaaaatatatgcatgtagtatattaaaaaattattgtttcagttaaatttattgtatttagtcACAAATGCAGTTTTCACTTAAGGAACATGTCACAATAACTTAACTGActagttattattttgttataatagttttttcattatattttcaggGAAAAAGCTTATTTAGAGGGTGGCATATATTTTGTGTCGACAAGAATACTAGtagttgatttattaaaaaagcgaGTACCGGTAACCCACATAACGGGGATCATTGTGTTGAGAGCTCACACAGTACTGGAGTCATGTCAAGAGGCTTTTGTTCTCAGGTTATTTAGACAAAATAATAaggtaaatatatactaaatataattgagaTAAATtgataagataatttatttgtaatatgtgtTATAGACAGGTTTCATAAAAGCATTTTCAAACTCACCTATATCATTCACGTTTGGTTATCATCAAGTGGAAAAAGTTATGAGAGCTGTTTTCgtcaaagaattatatttatggcCCAGGTagtataatagttatataaatgtatggaTTACTTATAGCATACTATATTTGATGTGTTATTTTGTATCTATAGATTCCATGGTTTAGTCATTAAAAGTCTTAAAAGTAGGCAAGCTGAGGTGGAAGAGATACATGTTTCGTTGACGCCGAATATGTTACAAATACAAACATGTCTTCTGGACATCATGAATTATACAGTGAAACAACTTAAGAGCATTAACAGAAATCTGGACATGCAAGttagttataataagaaaaaaattattaattctaaaacatataatgagaagaaaaaatattttttactcatGAAGTCATAACTTTGTTGTAAAGATAGGTTTTTAAGAATCATACGAAAGCATTTCCAGAAATGACTTGAGTCAACAGTAGATGAATATATATGGAGTTGTCTTATATTTGagatataataagaaatagaaTAAGAATTTCggcttattttcttttttttataaattattaaaactctgatcaaattaaagaattgtatagtcatttaattatttcatttatatgtcaacatttagtaataatatcacattaataaaatataatgtaggtactataattacgtttttaattatatatatatatataatactggCAATTTAATTGTGTAGGAAATTACTACAGAAAATTGCATAACCAAAAAGttccataaaatattacaatccCAACTCGACTGTGTGTGGCATCAGCTCAGCAACAGAACAAAGGAATACATACAGGATTTGAAAGTTTTAAGGACTTTGATAGTGTGAGTATCAATAAAACGCATATATGAAAGTTGAATCTTcacaaaatacaattaaatccACTATGCATTTTGTCTTGATTTGTGTTAAAACAGACTAGTGAGTTGGTATTGattaaggaatttttattttgtatgtataaatgttataatcatTGATAATATCTACCACCAGTAATCTAATCCACGAGGATTCTGTATCCTTCTATTGGCTGGTCAGTAAGTATCGTACATCAGAGTATGCTCAGGTCAACTCGGGTTGGATTCTGTTGGACTCGGCTGAAAGGCTGTTCAAGGTAGCAAGAATTAGAGTCTTCAACGGCAAtggtaagtattttatttttcattgctCTCCCTCTTTGGTTCTTGTCAgttaactttaaaacattgaCTATTGAAATCCTActtttgttaatgaaaattttacttaatatattatttttatttcaaagttaagttttttacagctattttatagaaattcaaTATCAAACAGTAATTATACAAGCCACTTAAGCTTGTTGTacctttgttttttcttttaaagaaaagCTATTGTCTAAGTAGTTTTTATGGTTTAATGGAAAatcactaaaattaaaatgtggcTGAtactgtaaaattattttaaaattgtattgccCTTTATCCAGT
The genomic region above belongs to Danaus plexippus chromosome 4, MEX_DaPlex, whole genome shotgun sequence and contains:
- the LOC116768736 gene encoding hrp65 protein-like isoform X2, yielding MQMHAMNQYRGFGGPPQPQRQGGRRGNNRGGFRNSRFEHNQNQRGHNFHGGQRPHIEPVKQGPQNEPPPPQPQPQPQAQQEKKESSPQQTPQTPQQPPPKPQPPQQKPLQQQPAQKPPQNPTQPQQTPAQPPVKPESQDHVDKAAPEQRPQNQNQNQGAYQKNVNGGNFGANKQGGWSQGGPGNKPGGNFGPKGFGPKQQQGQGPARNQQRNNMGRGPQDGGKPQQREFSQEQMLANKLKDLMGPLNDIPPIEQPEVKFNGRSRLYIGNLTNDVTEEEILTMFGQFGETAELFLNKEKNFGFIKMDYRVNAEKAKREIDGRMRNGRNIRVRFAPHNSAVRVKNLPPFVSNELLYKAFEIFGKIERAYVKVDDRGKTLGEGIVEFARKPSALGAIRNCTERCFFLTSSLRPVIVESLEEPDEFDGYPEKNLPKKHPEFLRAREMGPRFSEPGSFEHEYGTRWKQLHELHRQKEEALKKELAAEEEKLEAQMEYAKYEHETELLREQLRQREQDRERQKRSWEMAERAADERREAERAQLLRQEEELSNRMRLQDDELRRRQQENTLFVQAQRLNSMLDRQEQGMFDHQQPMDGGFREQFDMPRGGYDEMAQNRGWDGPRQMDDFPNKRRRF
- the LOC116768736 gene encoding hrp65 protein-like isoform X1; protein product: MQMHAMNQYRGFGGPPQPQRQGGRRGNNRGGFRNSRFEHNQNQRGHNFHGGQRPHIEPVKQGPQNEPPPPQPQPQPQAQQEKKESSPQQTPQTPQQPPPKPQPPQQKPLQQQPAQKPPQNPTQPQQTPAQPPVKPESQDHVDKAAPEQRPQNQNQNQGAYQKGPIARLMDIKQEQGPNNVNGGNFGANKQGGWSQGGPGNKPGGNFGPKGFGPKQQQGQGPARNQQRNNMGRGPQDGGKPQQREFSQEQMLANKLKDLMGPLNDIPPIEQPEVKFNGRSRLYIGNLTNDVTEEEILTMFGQFGETAELFLNKEKNFGFIKMDYRVNAEKAKREIDGRMRNGRNIRVRFAPHNSAVRVKNLPPFVSNELLYKAFEIFGKIERAYVKVDDRGKTLGEGIVEFARKPSALGAIRNCTERCFFLTSSLRPVIVESLEEPDEFDGYPEKNLPKKHPEFLRAREMGPRFSEPGSFEHEYGTRWKQLHELHRQKEEALKKELAAEEEKLEAQMEYAKYEHETELLREQLRQREQDRERQKRSWEMAERAADERREAERAQLLRQEEELSNRMRLQDDELRRRQQENTLFVQAQRLNSMLDRQEQGMFDHQQPMDGGFREQFDMPRGGYDEMAQNRGWDGPRQMDDFPNKRRRF
- the LOC116768736 gene encoding hrp65 protein-like isoform X3, whose translation is MQMHAMNQYRGFGGPPQPQRQGGRRGNNRGGFRNSRFEHNQNQRGHNFHGGQRPHIEPVKQGPQNEPPPPQPQPQPQAQQEKKESSPQQTPQTPQQPPPKPQPPQQKPLQQQPAQKPPQNPTQPQQTPAQPPVKPESQDHVDKAAPEQRPQNQNQNQGAYQKGPIARLMDIKQEQGPNNVNGGNFGANKQGGWSQGGPGNKPGGNFGPKGFGPKQQQGQGPARNQQRNNMGRGPQDGGKPQQREFSQEQMLANKLKDLMGPLNDIPPIEQPEVKFNGRSRLYIGNLTNDVTEEEILTMFGQFGETAELFLNKEKNFGFIKMDYRVNAEKAKREIDGRMRNGRNIRVRFAPHNSAVRVKNLPPFVSNELLYKAFEIFGKIERAYVKVDDRGKTLGEGIVEFARKPSALGAIRNCTERCFFLTSSLRPVIVESLEEPDEFDGYPEKNLPKKHPEFLRAREMGPRFSEPGSFEHEYGTRWKQLHELHRQKEEALKKELAAEEEKLEAQMEYAKYEHETELLREQLRQREQDRERQKRSWEMAERAADERREAERAQLLRQEEELSNRMRLQDDELRRRQQENTLFVQAQRLNSMLDRQEQGMFDHQQPMVSVFS